In the SAR202 cluster bacterium genome, CTGATTAACGCTACTCATTCCAGGATTCTCACTTCCCCCTGCTCCACCAGGCCTTACGGCCTAGCTTTACTGCTGGAGGAACGCTCCCCTACCTATCAGACCGATTAATTCGGTCTGATACCACAGCTTCGGTGGCAAGCTTAAGCCCCGTTACATTTTCCGCGCGGGACCCCTCGACCAGTGAGCTGTTACGCACTCTTCAAAGGATGGCTGCTTCTAAGCCAACCTCCTGGCTGTCTGGGGAACCCTACCTCGTTTCACACTTAGCTTGCTCTTAGGGACCTTAGCTGGTGGTCTGGGCTGTTTCCCTTTTGACCCGCAATCTTATTACCGCGAGTCTCACTCCCAGAGAACGGATAGACGGCATTGGCGGTTTGGTTGGGTTTGGTAAGCTCACGCCCCCTAGCCCATCCAGTGCCCTACCTCCGTCCACCTATAGTCTGAGGCTGCACCTAAATGCATTTCGGGGAGAACTAGCTATCACCAGATTCGTTTGGCATTTCACCTCTACCCACAGCTCATCCTGAGCTTTTGTACTAGCAATAGGTTCGGGCCTCCAGTGCACGTTAATGCACCTTCACCCTGGCCATGGGTAGATCATCTGGTTTCGAGTCTGCTCCTTGGGACTGGTCGCTCTATTCGAACTCGCTTTCGCTACGGCTACAGGACTCCAGTCCCTTAACCTTGCCCCACGAAGCAACTCCCTGGATCATTCTTCAATAGGCACGCCACCATCCCTCTTACGAGAGACTGTGACATTCTGTAAGCTTACGGTTTCAGGTCTATTTCACTCCCCTTCCGGGGTGCTTTTCACCTTTCCCTCACGGTACTGGTTCGCTATCGGTAGCCAAGGGTATTTAGCCTTGGAAGGTGGTCCCCCCAGATTCCCACGGGATTTCCCGTGTCCCGTGGTACTCAGGAAAACGCGAGGAGTCCCATCCCTTTGGCCTACGGGGCTATCACCCGCTATGGCAGTCCGTTCCAGGGACTTTCAGCTAGGAGTGGGATTTGTAACTCCTTGAGGAGGCTGAGGCCTCCTCCCACGTTTCCTACAACACCTCTGAGACATAGGCCCTCAGGCCACTAAGTCCCGGAGGTTTGGGCTATTCCCGTTTCGTTCGCCACTACTAAGGGAATCTCTTTCGATTTATTTTCCTCGAGGTACTGAGATGTTTCAGTTCCCCCGCTTACCTCTCCGATTTGCATCGGAGCAATGCGGCTCAACACCGCATTAGGTTTGCCCATTCGGGTATCCCCGGCTATGCCTGTTAGACGGCTCACCGGGGCTTATCGCAGTCTTGCCGCGCCCTTCATCGGCCCTTGGCTCCAAGGCATCCACCGTAAGCCCTTAGTAACTTGACCCACGCTAGAAGCCACAAACTAAAAACTTATTCTCTTGTTAAAGTGCAAAAATAAGGGCGGCTCAGTTGCCCAAGCCGCCGCTTAGGTGTCTTGAGACCTTTGTTACCGCTATGAACTGTTATGCAGTTGTTTCATTAGCCCTCGTATTATATAGGCCTGCGCAGAGTGCGTCAAGGGTTTTTAAACTTATTTTGAAAAGTGCTCAGGCACTGGTTTACAGCTTCGTTGTCACTGGGGGGGGCGCGTTGCTATACTCGCTGGCTAGAGTTTTGCCGCCAGCGGGAGTGGGCCTGTCCGTTAGATATGAAGTATAGATATGAAGTATAGATCGGTTACTGTTGAAGCGCCGGCGACGACGGCGAACCTGGGCCCCGCGTTTGATGCCATGGGCGTTGCCCTGGACATCTGGAACTGGCTAACGATGGAGGCCGGCGGCGAGTCCCGGGTGGAGGTGGAAGGCCAGGGGTCGGGAGAGCTGCCAAAGGGACGCGAGAATGTGGTGTACGCAGCAGCGCTGCGTCTGTTTAGGGAGGCGGGTGTTGAGGCGCCGCCGCTGAGGATTAGGTGCCGCAACAAGATTCCGTTGAAGAGGGGGTTAGGGAGCAGCTCCGCCGCCATTGTGGGCGGACTGGTAGGGGCCAACGCGCTGCTGGGGAATCCGGTGTCGCAGGAGAGGATGCTGGCGCTGGCGGTGGAGATGGAGGGGCATCCGGACAACGTTACCCCGGCATTGCTGGGCGGCGCGCAGATTGTAGTGACCGATGGGAACAAGCTAGTGACTTCGCCGGTGAGGATGCCGACGGACTTAAAGGTTGTGTTGTACGTGCCCAACGGGACAATATCGACGGCCGAGGCGCGAAAGGCGCTGCCCAAGCAGGTAAGCCGCGAGGACGCGGTATTTAATCTGGGGCGGGCGGCCTTGCTGGTGAACGCGCTGGCGTCCGACAGGC is a window encoding:
- a CDS encoding homoserine kinase gives rise to the protein MKYRSVTVEAPATTANLGPAFDAMGVALDIWNWLTMEAGGESRVEVEGQGSGELPKGRENVVYAAALRLFREAGVEAPPLRIRCRNKIPLKRGLGSSSAAIVGGLVGANALLGNPVSQERMLALAVEMEGHPDNVTPALLGGAQIVVTDGNKLVTSPVRMPTDLKVVLYVPNGTISTAEARKALPKQVSREDAVFNLGRAALLVNALASDRPQDLRAATEDRLHQPYREHLFPAMKVIIRDALKAGALGAFVSGSGPTVLALARGREMSIAYEMAEGARKANAPGETVITRPTEKGAHIIEAA